A single Halarcobacter anaerophilus DNA region contains:
- the nhaA gene encoding Na+/H+ antiporter NhaA produces the protein MIQKLITLEKFINKEALSGIILFIATVAAVVVANSSLGQAYYDLWHMPLGINIADHKISMSLTYWIDDALMALFFLMVGLEIKREMLIGELSSVSKASFPIVAAIGGMLVPALIYIAFNTDNPYGFGIPMATDIAFALGILMLLGKRVNPSLKLFLVALAVVDDLGAVVVVATVYTSEIHAEYFLHAGIIYALIWALNFKGVTKITPYLILGVALWVYIHAIGIHATIAGVLLAFAIPIQSKLEERKFINETKRNLEDFENNIDEIPILNHHQIDSLENIAYSYDKVQNPLVRLEHNLHGLSAFFIMPLFAFSNAGVLIDFSSVSQNFMIVLGVVLGLVLGKPIGILGLTYLAQKLKIVKKPDDISWSEILAVGFIAGIGFTMSIFITHLAFMDENIIAAVKLAVFAASFIAAVIGVILLLTVKKS, from the coding sequence ATGATACAAAAGCTTATCACCTTGGAAAAATTTATAAACAAAGAGGCTTTAAGTGGTATTATACTTTTTATAGCAACCGTTGCAGCAGTAGTTGTTGCAAACTCTAGCTTAGGTCAGGCATATTATGATTTATGGCATATGCCTCTTGGAATAAATATAGCAGATCATAAAATCTCTATGAGTCTGACTTATTGGATAGATGATGCTCTAATGGCACTATTTTTTTTAATGGTCGGTTTAGAGATAAAAAGGGAGATGTTAATAGGAGAGTTATCTTCTGTTTCTAAAGCCTCATTTCCTATAGTAGCTGCAATTGGAGGTATGCTTGTACCTGCACTTATTTATATAGCTTTTAATACGGATAATCCTTACGGATTCGGTATTCCTATGGCAACTGATATTGCTTTTGCTCTCGGTATTTTAATGCTTTTAGGAAAAAGAGTAAATCCGTCATTAAAACTCTTCTTAGTAGCCCTTGCAGTAGTTGATGACTTAGGTGCCGTAGTTGTTGTGGCAACTGTATATACAAGTGAGATACATGCCGAATATTTTCTTCATGCAGGAATTATTTATGCTCTGATTTGGGCTTTAAATTTTAAAGGTGTTACTAAAATAACTCCTTATTTGATTTTAGGAGTTGCTCTTTGGGTATATATTCATGCAATAGGTATTCATGCTACTATTGCAGGTGTTTTATTGGCTTTTGCGATTCCCATTCAATCAAAACTTGAAGAGAGAAAATTTATTAATGAAACTAAGAGAAATTTAGAAGATTTTGAAAATAATATAGACGAGATTCCTATTTTGAACCATCACCAAATTGATTCTTTGGAAAATATTGCATATAGTTATGACAAAGTTCAAAATCCTTTGGTAAGATTAGAGCATAATCTTCACGGACTTTCCGCTTTTTTTATTATGCCTTTGTTTGCTTTTTCAAATGCAGGAGTTCTAATCGACTTTTCAAGCGTAAGTCAAAACTTTATGATAGTTTTAGGTGTAGTTTTAGGTCTTGTATTAGGAAAACCAATAGGTATTTTAGGATTGACTTATCTTGCCCAAAAACTTAAAATTGTAAAAAAACCAGATGATATCTCTTGGAGTGAAATTTTAGCCGTAGGTTTTATTGCCGGTATCGGATTTACTATGTCAATTTTTATCACCCATTTGGCATTTATGGATGAAAATATTATTGCGGCAGTTAAACTTGCAGTATTTGCAGCTTCTTTTATAGCAGCAGTAATTGGAGTAATACTTCTATTAACAGTCAAAAAATCATAG
- a CDS encoding DMT family transporter, which translates to MTESNKNIFYFLLFLAMLSWGASWVNVKVLSSYINEFETMFLRFFITAITMIPIILVLKKSFKIDLKSLGLVIITSIVFICYMKYFFLGTKYGTASLGGAFVTTLIPINTFLILALFGEKKITKKDAFALFIGAIGVLTMLNIWSFKTDEIFLIQNLYFILASIFWPIITILSSKSTKISPIVFTFYLYIATSILNIIFFVDISKINYQSFDEIFYINLFVLTIIASTFANTIYFLGIEKLGAREVSSFIFFVPFAAIILSAFFLKEKITPSIIIGTILTIIAVQILNNIKIRRKKKIEQRD; encoded by the coding sequence ATGACTGAATCAAATAAAAATATATTCTATTTTCTGCTATTTTTGGCAATGCTTTCTTGGGGTGCTTCTTGGGTAAATGTTAAAGTTTTAAGTTCTTATATAAATGAGTTTGAAACTATGTTTTTACGATTTTTTATAACTGCAATTACTATGATTCCTATAATTTTGGTCTTAAAAAAATCTTTCAAAATTGATTTAAAAAGTTTAGGTCTTGTTATTATTACCTCTATTGTTTTTATCTGTTATATGAAATATTTCTTTTTGGGAACAAAATACGGAACGGCTAGTTTAGGCGGAGCTTTTGTAACGACGCTGATTCCTATAAATACATTTTTGATTTTAGCACTTTTCGGAGAAAAAAAGATTACTAAGAAAGATGCTTTTGCCCTGTTTATAGGAGCAATAGGAGTTTTAACCATGCTTAATATTTGGTCTTTTAAAACAGATGAAATATTTTTAATACAAAATTTGTATTTTATTTTAGCCTCTATTTTCTGGCCGATTATCACGATATTAAGTTCAAAATCGACAAAAATATCACCTATCGTTTTTACATTCTATTTATATATTGCAACTTCAATTTTAAATATTATATTTTTTGTTGATATTTCAAAAATCAATTATCAAAGTTTTGATGAAATATTTTATATAAACCTTTTTGTTCTTACGATTATAGCTTCAACTTTTGCAAATACAATATATTTTTTAGGCATAGAGAAGTTAGGAGCCAGAGAGGTTAGCAGTTTTATCTTCTTTGTTCCTTTTGCCGCAATTATCTTAAGTGCATTTTTTTTAAAAGAAAAAATCACTCCTTCAATTATAATTGGGACAATATTGACTATAATTGCCGTCCAGATTTTAAATAATATAAAAATAAGAAGAAAGAAAAAGATTGAGCAAAGAGATTAA
- a CDS encoding TetR/AcrR family transcriptional regulator, with protein sequence MTTKEQILHTATQEFSKLGYNAVSMNDLVKKLKLNKATIYYYFKDKKTLYEEVLKDALGKVSLDFDLSKDEGDGKILLKSYIDNLCFNIEKNPYLIALGLRELANYGANINENILPLISKQINYVDIIFSKLDLNSEFENINTYAFSSLIHGTIHNFYVIHMSKLALGTEELKQNDKKTLDYISNFLFQIIINAVCKEK encoded by the coding sequence ATGACTACAAAAGAACAAATACTGCATACAGCAACCCAAGAGTTCTCAAAGCTTGGGTACAATGCTGTTAGCATGAATGATTTAGTTAAAAAACTAAAACTTAATAAAGCAACAATCTATTACTACTTTAAAGATAAAAAAACTTTGTATGAAGAGGTTTTAAAAGATGCCTTAGGCAAAGTCAGTTTAGATTTTGATTTATCAAAAGATGAAGGAGACGGGAAAATACTTCTAAAATCTTATATAGATAATTTATGTTTTAATATTGAGAAAAATCCGTATTTAATAGCTTTGGGTCTTAGAGAACTTGCAAATTACGGAGCAAATATAAATGAAAATATACTTCCTTTAATCAGCAAACAGATAAATTATGTGGATATAATTTTTTCAAAACTAGATTTAAATTCTGAATTTGAAAATATAAACACTTATGCTTTCTCTTCTTTGATTCACGGTACGATACATAATTTTTATGTTATACATATGAGTAAACTTGCTCTTGGTACTGAAGAATTAAAACAAAATGATAAAAAAACTTTGGATTATATCTCAAACTTTTTATTCCAAATAATTATAAATGCAGTATGTAAAGAAAAATAA
- a CDS encoding AraC family transcriptional regulator produces the protein MKLESLNQIFFENIQNSNGQFSKHFHNTYTIGLTHDGIFKSINQNKATLTYKNATRVINPGEVHCGNSNSWKYTNFYPTVKLITDIYEQIFFERKTPVFVKHIIEDLTLYKLLFKFFVSAYENKDSIEIETYLIEALSYLIKKYADKTKSFEPLFNDKKIIKHTIEYINDSIETNLSLEELALNSNLSKYHYIRTFKNSTGITPHQYIMMQRVQKAKELILKNVNLNEIASSVGFSDQSHFIRTFKKIYGYVPSQIKENSNFVLYKKN, from the coding sequence ATGAAACTAGAATCTTTAAACCAAATTTTTTTTGAAAATATTCAAAACTCTAACGGTCAATTTTCAAAACATTTTCATAATACCTATACTATAGGTCTAACCCATGACGGTATTTTTAAATCAATAAACCAAAACAAAGCCACTTTAACATATAAAAACGCAACAAGAGTAATAAACCCCGGAGAAGTTCACTGCGGTAATTCTAACTCATGGAAATATACAAACTTTTATCCTACGGTTAAACTTATTACGGATATTTATGAACAAATATTTTTTGAGAGAAAAACTCCAGTATTCGTAAAACATATTATTGAAGATCTAACTTTATACAAACTTTTATTTAAATTTTTTGTAAGTGCATATGAAAACAAAGATTCTATAGAAATAGAGACATATCTAATAGAAGCCTTGTCTTATCTAATAAAAAAATACGCAGATAAAACAAAATCTTTTGAACCTCTTTTTAATGACAAAAAAATCATAAAACATACTATTGAATATATTAATGACTCTATTGAAACAAACCTATCATTAGAAGAGCTTGCTTTAAATTCAAACTTAAGTAAATACCACTATATAAGAACTTTTAAAAACAGTACAGGAATAACTCCACATCAATATATTATGATGCAAAGAGTACAAAAAGCAAAAGAGCTTATCTTAAAAAACGTAAACTTAAATGAAATAGCTTCAAGTGTAGGATTTAGCGACCAATCCCATTTTATAAGAACATTCAAAAAAATTTACGGTTATGTACCTAGCCAGATAAAAGAAAACAGCAATTTTGTTCTATACAAAAAAAATTAA
- a CDS encoding F0F1 ATP synthase subunit C produces the protein MKKIVLLMLAIAGVAFAADESVANETLKAYSVVAAGIGLGLAALGGAIGMGNTAAATIAGTARNPGLGGKLMTTMFIALAMIEAQVIYALVIAMIALYANPFLG, from the coding sequence ATGAAAAAAATCGTTCTTTTAATGCTAGCTATCGCTGGTGTTGCATTCGCTGCTGATGAATCAGTTGCAAACGAAACTTTAAAAGCTTACTCTGTAGTTGCTGCAGGTATCGGTCTTGGTCTTGCTGCACTTGGTGGTGCTATCGGTATGGGTAATACTGCTGCTGCAACAATTGCCGGAACTGCAAGAAACCCAGGTCTTGGTGGTAAATTAATGACTACTATGTTCATTGCATTAGCGATGATCGAAGCACAAGTTATTTACGCACTTGTAATTGCTATGATTGCATTATATGCAAACCCATTCTTAGGGTAA
- a CDS encoding BCCT family transporter produces MSTKVYDTDYEVGQDNVEIFGMDLHNPVFFISAISILLFVVLTLVFPSAAKETLDTAKWWTINNFDWLFMLGGNIFVIFCLSLIFLPVGKIRLGGKDAKPEFSRISWFAMLFAAGMGIGLMFWSVAEPVAYYTAWYKTPLGVEANTPEAASLAMGATMYHWGLHPWAIYCVVGLSLSFFAYNKKLPLTVRSAFYPIFGDKIWGWTGHLIDLLAVLATIFGLATSLGLGAQQASSGLNFLFGIDSGISTQIAIIIVVTSIATFSVIKGVDGGVKVLSNINMLVAILLLFFVILAGSAFNIFSNFFTTAGDYIANIIPLSNWVDREDSAWLHGWTVFYWAWWISWSPFVGMFIARISKGRTVREFVSAVLLIPTIITILWMSAFGSSAIEQVKDGVGQLSNGISDVSLAMFQMLENLPFAEITSFFAIFLVLVFFITSSDSGSLVIDSITAGGKVDAPVPQRIFWAIVEGLIAGALLFVGGKEALQALQAGAVTTGLPFTIVLLIMCVSLYKGLKSEKQEIGV; encoded by the coding sequence ATGTCGACAAAAGTGTATGATACCGATTATGAAGTTGGTCAAGACAATGTAGAAATTTTTGGAATGGACTTACACAATCCTGTATTTTTTATAAGTGCAATTTCTATTTTACTTTTTGTAGTTTTGACTTTAGTTTTCCCCTCAGCAGCCAAAGAGACTTTGGATACGGCTAAATGGTGGACAATAAATAATTTCGACTGGTTGTTTATGTTAGGAGGGAATATTTTTGTAATATTTTGTCTTAGCTTAATTTTTCTTCCGGTAGGAAAAATAAGACTTGGAGGAAAAGATGCCAAGCCTGAATTCTCAAGAATTTCATGGTTTGCCATGCTTTTTGCTGCAGGTATGGGAATAGGTTTAATGTTTTGGAGTGTTGCTGAACCTGTCGCTTATTATACCGCATGGTATAAAACTCCTCTTGGTGTTGAAGCAAATACCCCTGAAGCTGCGAGCTTAGCAATGGGAGCGACCATGTATCACTGGGGATTACACCCTTGGGCGATATATTGTGTAGTTGGATTGTCTTTATCTTTCTTTGCATACAATAAAAAACTACCTTTAACAGTAAGATCAGCATTTTATCCGATATTTGGAGATAAAATTTGGGGCTGGACAGGGCATCTAATTGATCTCTTGGCTGTCTTAGCAACTATTTTCGGACTTGCAACCTCTTTAGGACTAGGTGCGCAACAAGCAAGCAGCGGTTTGAATTTTTTATTTGGAATTGATTCCGGAATTTCGACGCAAATTGCAATAATTATAGTTGTGACATCAATCGCAACTTTTTCTGTTATCAAAGGTGTTGACGGAGGAGTAAAAGTTTTAAGTAATATAAATATGCTTGTTGCAATACTTCTTCTTTTCTTTGTAATCTTAGCAGGTTCTGCATTTAACATCTTCTCAAACTTTTTTACTACAGCAGGAGATTATATTGCCAATATTATTCCTCTTAGTAATTGGGTTGATAGGGAAGATAGTGCATGGCTTCACGGCTGGACTGTATTTTATTGGGCTTGGTGGATATCTTGGTCTCCGTTTGTAGGAATGTTTATAGCAAGAATTTCAAAAGGTAGAACAGTAAGAGAGTTTGTATCTGCAGTATTGTTGATTCCAACTATTATCACGATACTTTGGATGAGTGCTTTCGGTAGTTCGGCTATAGAGCAGGTAAAAGACGGAGTAGGGCAGTTGTCAAACGGAATCTCAGATGTATCTTTAGCTATGTTTCAAATGCTTGAAAATCTTCCTTTTGCAGAGATTACTTCATTTTTTGCTATTTTCTTAGTATTGGTATTTTTTATTACATCTTCTGATTCAGGATCTTTAGTAATTGACAGTATTACAGCAGGAGGAAAAGTTGATGCTCCTGTACCTCAAAGAATCTTTTGGGCAATAGTAGAAGGGCTAATAGCAGGAGCCTTGCTTTTTGTCGGAGGAAAAGAGGCTTTACAAGCTTTACAAGCAGGAGCCGTAACTACAGGACTACCTTTTACCATAGTTCTTCTTATAATGTGTGTTTCACTTTACAAAGGTTTAAAAAGTGAAAAACAGGAGATTGGAGTTTAA
- a CDS encoding methyl-accepting chemotaxis protein, translated as MRKYGIKTKILILLFISIIISFFILGTDSIKSKYDVHFSNLKEKEIELSRQSSKFIYAYLQTKVDVLKAVADELPQNMDQLYMDNPRILEKLILGSKAGKFFAVFVGFEKDGTYVKSDKEKRTPETTGYDARKRIWYTEAVRKNAGGVTVPYIDYTTKKLIVSVYYPLRRNGKIVGVVGSDIFIDTIVNTIMNIKFKESGFAYLVDEDGNILIHKNKKLISDHKKSSLYLKMEQKHEKNFAEVEENGKVLFAATSPIKLTNWHTIVQLDKSEIVEEIKKSMIKEASLYLILLIIILLVLYFSMIKLLNPLKKVEEGLESFFKYLKAEISNPEKLNIKTSDEFGNMGNTIDKEVEKISKQFEEDKYLIEEVKQTVAKIKEGKLDLEVKKSTTNKSLNDLKDILNDMITTINKNVNSNINPILSKLEDYSNLNFEEDIPNANGDIAKGLNNLCNIINQMLQENKHNGLTLEESSKQLLKNVDILNKSSNATAVSLEETAAALEEITSTVANNTNNIQEISNHSEELSSSINEGQNLATSTVTAMDNINEQTRSIAEAITVIDQIAFQTNILSLNAAVEAATAGESGKGFAVVAQEVRNLASRSAEAAKEIKELVESATLKTDKGKQIADKMIEGYKKINLNIQKSTEAIKDISEASNEQRISIEQINDVITELDRQSQNNASVATQTHEVAENTSAIAKTILDEVNNKKFREE; from the coding sequence ATGAGAAAATACGGTATAAAAACGAAGATTTTAATCTTACTCTTCATTTCAATTATAATATCTTTTTTCATACTAGGAACAGATAGTATAAAATCAAAATATGATGTACATTTTTCTAACTTAAAAGAAAAAGAGATAGAACTATCAAGGCAAAGTTCAAAATTTATTTATGCTTATTTACAGACAAAAGTTGATGTATTAAAAGCTGTGGCAGATGAGTTGCCTCAAAATATGGATCAATTATATATGGACAATCCTAGGATTTTGGAAAAACTTATATTAGGTTCAAAAGCCGGTAAATTTTTTGCAGTATTTGTCGGTTTTGAAAAAGACGGAACTTATGTAAAATCAGATAAAGAAAAAAGAACTCCCGAAACAACAGGATATGATGCAAGAAAACGTATTTGGTATACAGAAGCCGTAAGAAAAAATGCGGGTGGAGTTACTGTTCCTTATATAGATTATACTACCAAAAAATTAATAGTAAGTGTTTATTACCCTTTAAGAAGAAACGGTAAAATTGTAGGTGTAGTAGGTTCGGATATTTTTATAGATACCATTGTAAATACTATTATGAATATAAAATTCAAAGAAAGCGGTTTTGCTTATTTGGTAGATGAGGATGGAAATATTCTTATTCATAAAAATAAAAAACTAATAAGCGATCATAAAAAAAGCAGCTTATATTTGAAAATGGAACAAAAACATGAAAAGAATTTTGCAGAAGTAGAAGAAAACGGAAAAGTACTATTTGCTGCAACTTCTCCAATCAAATTGACAAATTGGCATACTATTGTTCAACTTGACAAAAGTGAAATAGTAGAAGAGATTAAAAAAAGTATGATAAAAGAGGCATCTCTTTACTTGATTTTATTGATAATTATTTTACTTGTACTCTATTTTTCAATGATTAAATTATTAAATCCTTTAAAAAAAGTTGAAGAAGGATTAGAATCTTTTTTCAAATATTTAAAAGCAGAAATAAGTAATCCTGAAAAACTTAATATAAAAACAAGTGATGAATTCGGGAATATGGGAAATACAATAGATAAAGAAGTAGAAAAAATCTCAAAACAATTTGAAGAAGACAAATACTTAATAGAAGAGGTTAAACAGACTGTTGCAAAAATAAAAGAGGGAAAATTAGATCTAGAGGTAAAAAAATCTACGACAAATAAATCTTTAAATGACTTAAAAGATATTTTAAACGATATGATTACAACAATAAATAAAAATGTAAATAGTAATATCAACCCTATTTTATCAAAACTTGAAGATTATTCAAATTTAAACTTTGAAGAAGATATCCCAAATGCAAATGGTGATATAGCAAAAGGATTAAACAATCTTTGTAATATTATCAATCAAATGTTACAAGAAAACAAACACAACGGTCTTACTCTTGAAGAGAGTTCAAAACAGTTGCTTAAAAATGTTGATATATTAAATAAATCATCAAACGCAACGGCAGTATCTTTAGAAGAGACTGCTGCGGCACTAGAAGAAATTACAAGTACAGTAGCCAATAATACTAACAATATTCAAGAAATATCAAATCATTCAGAAGAACTCTCTTCTTCTATTAACGAAGGACAAAATCTGGCAACCTCGACAGTAACGGCAATGGATAATATAAATGAACAAACCCGGTCAATAGCCGAAGCTATTACCGTTATTGATCAGATTGCTTTTCAAACAAATATTCTTTCTCTTAATGCCGCAGTTGAAGCCGCAACAGCAGGAGAATCGGGAAAAGGTTTTGCTGTTGTAGCACAAGAAGTCAGAAATCTAGCAAGTAGGAGTGCCGAAGCTGCAAAAGAGATAAAAGAGTTAGTCGAAAGTGCAACACTAAAAACAGATAAAGGAAAACAAATTGCAGATAAGATGATAGAAGGGTATAAAAAAATTAATTTAAATATTCAAAAAAGTACCGAAGCTATTAAAGATATATCTGAAGCATCAAATGAACAGAGAATAAGTATTGAACAAATAAATGATGTGATTACCGAACTTGACAGACAGTCTCAAAATAATGCCTCTGTTGCAACGCAAACTCATGAAGTCGCAGAAAATACTTCAGCTATAGCAAAAACAATTTTAGATGAAGTCAATAATAAAAAGTTTAGAGAGGAATAA
- a CDS encoding SDR family oxidoreductase, protein MLNRVLVTGGNKGIGLEVVKKFLEVDYEVIAVARDFSNFPIKNNPKVKTIEYDLSNMKDLKTLVKEVGEIDILVNNAGYMQPKYTYDNYPLEAKEHIMNVDLYAPVELITLFSEGMKKRGYGRIVNTASIAGQIGHPDIWYGIAKAGLINATKIFAKLLGSHGIIVNCIAPSPVETDMQKDNSEERKLEFKKAVPCGRFAQPDEAAEVIFWLATDCPEYVNGTTIDFNNGSYVR, encoded by the coding sequence ATGTTAAACAGAGTTTTAGTTACAGGCGGAAATAAAGGAATCGGTCTTGAAGTAGTTAAAAAATTTTTAGAAGTTGATTATGAGGTTATAGCTGTAGCAAGAGATTTTTCCAATTTTCCTATTAAGAATAATCCAAAAGTAAAAACAATAGAGTATGATTTGTCAAATATGAAAGATCTTAAAACTTTGGTAAAAGAGGTAGGAGAGATTGATATTTTGGTAAACAATGCGGGGTATATGCAGCCAAAATATACTTATGATAACTACCCTTTAGAAGCAAAAGAGCATATTATGAATGTGGATTTGTATGCTCCTGTTGAACTTATAACTCTTTTTAGCGAAGGTATGAAAAAAAGAGGTTACGGAAGAATAGTAAATACAGCTTCTATTGCGGGACAAATAGGGCATCCTGATATTTGGTACGGAATAGCAAAAGCGGGACTTATAAATGCTACTAAAATATTTGCAAAACTTTTGGGAAGTCACGGTATTATAGTAAATTGTATTGCTCCAAGTCCTGTTGAAACAGATATGCAAAAAGATAATTCCGAAGAGAGAAAACTTGAATTTAAAAAAGCAGTACCTTGCGGAAGATTTGCCCAACCTGATGAAGCAGCGGAAGTGATTTTTTGGCTGGCAACAGATTGTCCTGAATATGTAAACGGAACAACAATCGATTTTAACAACGGCTCTTATGTAAGATAA
- a CDS encoding rhodanese-like domain-containing protein: protein MKVLLTMFFSFIYLFAVDPIMLPLKGVKVIHQFSNGVKKEYTIQREVAANCMDVAINVENFQSGNLASKNIDDNCKKSFIVTKGTIQPLSLVKGVKSVAELEVLDFIANKSSKNPDKYILVDSRRSDWFNAGTIPSAVNIPYDELSYDEDFEFEYERAYELLGVKVLGKDKFDFSNAKTALFFCNGSWCAQSPRAIIKLVNIGYPKDKILWYRGGIAAWAGVSLTLTKKAEAKK, encoded by the coding sequence ATGAAAGTTTTATTAACAATGTTTTTCTCTTTTATCTATCTTTTTGCCGTTGATCCTATAATGCTGCCTCTAAAAGGAGTTAAAGTTATACATCAATTTAGCAACGGTGTAAAAAAAGAGTATACAATACAAAGAGAAGTTGCCGCAAACTGTATGGATGTGGCTATTAATGTAGAAAATTTCCAATCAGGGAATTTAGCTTCCAAAAATATCGACGATAACTGTAAAAAAAGTTTTATTGTTACAAAAGGGACTATTCAACCTCTAAGTTTAGTAAAAGGAGTAAAGAGTGTCGCAGAGTTGGAAGTTTTGGATTTTATTGCAAATAAATCTTCTAAAAATCCCGATAAATATATTTTGGTTGACAGCAGAAGAAGTGACTGGTTTAATGCAGGCACAATCCCAAGTGCGGTAAATATTCCTTATGATGAACTAAGTTATGATGAAGATTTTGAATTTGAGTATGAAAGAGCTTATGAACTTCTAGGCGTAAAAGTTTTAGGAAAAGACAAATTTGATTTTTCAAATGCTAAAACTGCCCTGTTTTTTTGTAACGGTTCATGGTGTGCCCAATCTCCAAGAGCTATTATAAAGCTTGTAAATATAGGTTATCCAAAAGATAAAATATTGTGGTATAGAGGAGGAATTGCTGCTTGGGCAGGAGTATCTTTAACTCTTACGAAAAAAGCAGAGGCTAAAAAATAG
- a CDS encoding APC family permease yields the protein MSKEIKKINALTLSGLIIGPILGSGIILLPAMLYNMIGNFSLVIWLIILTLGFAFALVFGKLAIKFPGDGGVSLATKEVLGRKYQLLTSFYLICAVFFGPVAVLLIAGKFLQEFFPNTSLELLGFYVYIITYILLLIRISFLGKLMLIVTSSITVIFFLSSIHIILNTHHFDLTLPYISIKEIGYSFILVFWAIVGWEVIGNYSNEVKSTSTLTKAVIFSAIVVSLVYILLTLAICLGEFPKNQEFKLLMLIEPLFGKVSNIILTSISVILCIGTLILFVGGVSRLIKSLEISTFTSKTTKNGVPIGALNLLSLFYIITLLLVYFDHLTLDNLVAFADGFFIANAIIGLITAVVLFENGILRFFAIVLTILFFIILLFSNIFVLALILGLFLFTYLKK from the coding sequence TTGAGCAAAGAGATTAAAAAGATAAATGCATTAACCCTTTCGGGACTTATTATAGGTCCTATATTGGGTTCGGGAATTATACTTCTTCCTGCTATGTTATATAATATGATTGGGAATTTTTCTCTTGTAATTTGGTTGATTATTTTAACTTTGGGTTTTGCCTTTGCCCTTGTTTTCGGCAAACTTGCAATTAAATTTCCCGGAGACGGAGGAGTTAGTTTAGCAACAAAAGAGGTTTTAGGAAGAAAATATCAGTTGCTTACCTCTTTTTATCTAATTTGTGCCGTATTTTTCGGACCTGTCGCCGTACTTTTAATAGCAGGAAAATTTTTACAAGAGTTTTTTCCTAACACCTCTTTGGAACTTTTAGGCTTTTATGTATATATTATAACTTATATTTTGCTTCTTATTAGAATCAGTTTTCTTGGGAAATTGATGTTAATAGTAACTTCGAGTATTACTGTAATATTTTTTCTTTCAAGTATTCATATTATATTAAATACTCACCATTTTGACCTTACGTTACCATATATTTCAATAAAAGAGATAGGTTACTCTTTTATTTTGGTATTTTGGGCAATTGTAGGATGGGAAGTTATAGGAAACTACTCAAATGAAGTAAAAAGTACCTCTACGCTTACTAAAGCGGTAATTTTTTCCGCTATTGTCGTATCTTTGGTATATATATTATTAACTCTTGCTATTTGTTTAGGAGAGTTTCCAAAAAATCAAGAGTTTAAACTTCTTATGCTAATAGAACCTCTTTTTGGAAAAGTATCGAATATTATTTTAACTTCTATATCCGTAATACTTTGTATAGGAACTTTGATTCTTTTTGTAGGCGGAGTTTCAAGACTTATAAAATCTCTAGAAATAAGCACTTTTACCTCTAAAACAACTAAAAACGGGGTACCTATAGGAGCTTTAAACCTATTATCTCTTTTTTATATTATTACTTTGCTTCTTGTTTATTTTGATCATCTTACTTTAGATAATCTTGTAGCCTTTGCTGACGGCTTTTTTATAGCAAATGCTATTATTGGACTGATTACGGCTGTTGTTCTTTTTGAAAACGGTATATTAAGATTTTTTGCTATTGTTTTGACTATTCTGTTTTTTATTATACTTCTTTTTTCAAATATTTTCGTTTTGGCTCTTATATTAGGACTTTTTTTATTTACATATTTAAAGAAGTAG
- a CDS encoding Fur family transcriptional regulator, with protein MNLENISKNIKLTTARKAILEQLIESKKPICYEDIKDKLSMDKATFYRNITKFEEEGIITSFESNDKKRYFEILKTKHPHFICSICSKIECIHEKVDVNLKGHKIDNIIIKGICPQCLIKQEKN; from the coding sequence ATGAACTTAGAAAACATATCAAAAAATATAAAATTGACAACTGCAAGAAAAGCCATATTGGAACAATTAATAGAGTCTAAAAAGCCTATTTGTTACGAAGATATAAAAGACAAACTCAGTATGGATAAAGCAACTTTTTATAGAAATATCACAAAATTTGAAGAAGAAGGTATTATCACCTCTTTTGAATCAAATGACAAAAAAAGATATTTTGAAATTCTAAAAACAAAACATCCCCATTTTATATGTTCTATATGCTCAAAAATAGAGTGTATTCATGAAAAAGTGGATGTTAATTTAAAAGGACATAAGATAGATAATATAATCATAAAAGGGATTTGCCCTCAATGCTTAATAAAACAGGAGAAAAATTAA